A genomic stretch from Streptosporangium album includes:
- a CDS encoding PHP domain-containing protein has product MSVPDGELSPGQLSRRQMFRRAGLLGAGLSAAGVLGTPGLAAAESATTRNQGGREPRDGYLWLAGDHHIHTQHSSDGIYRVIDHVRHANAYGLDWMVITDHGGATHAKIGVDKVNPDIVAARALVKDTLVFQGLEWNIPAAEHGTVFVAPGRNEVSTLKEFENSFDGSVKNAGSSTPQNEALAIAGLNFLADAVRRRRVDDALFLANHPARKGLDSPHEIRGWRDAQPSIAVGMEGAPGHQAAGIPKPHGPGSGRGFYDSTPGADSWPGYPAESYKTFGGFDWMTATVGGLWDSLLTEGKNWWITANSDSHSVYADTSDRGPNSNFDANGRYDDPIYKGIQNLTAGDFWPGYYSRTHVGAQGYSYGAVMDAIRQGRVWVDHGGLISGLVVRARTAGKGQRGVTLGDTLHVRQGDKVELAIEITLANQPNWAQFVPTLARVDVIQGDVTGPASDKDVFTTPTTKVVQSFEVGKNSGTVTFTYMLGAVDRPVYLRLRGTDGNRSAPGLLGASVDPHGPQIDVFGDADPWKDLWFYSNPIWVLPRR; this is encoded by the coding sequence ATGTCGGTACCCGATGGGGAACTGTCGCCGGGACAGCTGTCGCGGCGTCAGATGTTCCGGCGAGCCGGGCTGCTCGGCGCGGGCCTGAGCGCCGCCGGCGTCCTCGGCACGCCCGGTCTGGCCGCCGCGGAGAGTGCGACAACGCGGAACCAGGGCGGCCGCGAGCCGCGTGACGGGTACCTCTGGCTGGCCGGTGACCACCACATCCACACCCAGCACAGCTCGGACGGCATCTACCGGGTGATCGACCACGTGCGGCACGCCAACGCCTACGGCCTGGACTGGATGGTCATCACCGACCACGGCGGCGCCACCCACGCCAAGATCGGCGTGGACAAGGTCAACCCCGACATCGTCGCCGCCCGCGCCCTGGTCAAGGACACCCTCGTCTTCCAGGGCCTGGAGTGGAACATCCCGGCCGCCGAGCACGGCACCGTCTTCGTCGCCCCGGGACGGAACGAGGTGAGCACCCTCAAGGAGTTCGAGAACTCCTTCGACGGGTCGGTCAAGAACGCCGGCTCCAGCACTCCGCAGAACGAGGCCCTGGCCATCGCCGGCCTGAACTTCCTCGCCGACGCCGTCCGGCGCCGCCGCGTCGACGACGCGCTCTTCCTGGCCAACCACCCGGCGCGCAAGGGCCTCGACTCCCCGCACGAGATCCGGGGATGGCGCGACGCCCAGCCCTCCATCGCGGTCGGCATGGAAGGCGCCCCCGGGCACCAGGCGGCCGGCATCCCCAAGCCCCACGGACCCGGCAGCGGGCGCGGCTTCTACGACAGCACCCCCGGCGCCGACTCCTGGCCCGGCTACCCGGCCGAGAGCTACAAGACCTTCGGCGGCTTCGACTGGATGACCGCCACCGTGGGCGGCCTGTGGGACAGTCTCCTGACCGAGGGCAAGAACTGGTGGATCACCGCCAACTCCGACTCCCACTCGGTCTACGCCGACACCAGTGACCGCGGCCCGAACAGCAACTTCGACGCCAACGGCAGGTACGACGACCCGATCTACAAGGGCATCCAGAACCTGACCGCCGGCGACTTCTGGCCCGGCTACTACAGCCGCACGCATGTGGGGGCGCAGGGATACTCCTACGGCGCGGTGATGGACGCCATCCGGCAGGGCCGGGTCTGGGTCGACCACGGCGGCCTGATCAGCGGCCTGGTCGTGCGCGCCCGGACCGCCGGCAAGGGACAGCGCGGCGTCACCCTCGGCGACACCCTGCACGTACGGCAGGGCGACAAGGTCGAACTCGCCATCGAGATCACGCTGGCCAACCAGCCGAACTGGGCGCAGTTCGTCCCCACGCTGGCCCGGGTGGACGTCATCCAGGGAGATGTGACCGGTCCGGCCTCCGACAAGGATGTCTTCACCACGCCCACCACCAAGGTCGTGCAGTCCTTCGAGGTCGGCAAGAACAGCGGCACCGTCACCTTCACCTACATGCTCGGCGCCGTCGACCGTCCGGTCTACCTACGGCTGCGAGGCACCGACGGCAACCGCAGCGCACCCGGCCTGCTCGGCGCCTCCGTCGACCCGCACGGCCCGCAGATCGACGTCTTCGGCGACGCCGACCCGTGGAAGGACCTGTGGTTCTACAGCAACCCGATCTGGGTTCTGCCGCGCCGATGA